In Candidatus Binataceae bacterium, one DNA window encodes the following:
- a CDS encoding ATP-dependent RecD-like DNA helicase encodes MSEASPESIEGTLEQMLYVSEASGYAVAILEMADVGAGSVGRRRITIVGDLGELEIGAGLKLSGRFEKHPRYGEQFRVVDFETLKPAGVAALERYLAGEIKGVGPALARRIVTYFGEALPVVLETTPERLHEVRGLPRLVAQRIAAAWRDSSGLRELTVFLRGHGIGAGHARRIHKIYGRESLATVSADPYLLARTVAGIGFRTADRVAEKLGIPRNSTQRARAAILYLLERMAEEGHVFAPVSHLQGQFETTLEMDAGLARAALEELVQSGEVCVERTGEDDAVYLARLHEAEVVAADRLHVLAAGRSLGEAVIARALEAAVRTSSEFELTPEQRQALTFALKSRVAVITGGPGTGKTTLLRTLLAALDAAGLKPTLAAPTGRAARRLADACGRDARTIHRLLEYSPETQTFIRTENFPLRTNYLVIDEASMMDVELAASVVRALMPNSSILLVGDRDQLPSVGPGSVLKDVIASGLAPVAELREVFRQARQSLIVANAHRLNRGEMPQTTNDPESDFFFFERNAPEDVAATIKQLVQQRLVGRFGIRDAREIQVLTPMNRGPLGVHALNRELQELLNPRGREIRAGDRRFREGDRVIQLRNNYEKLVFNGAIGRVVSVDSERGRVGVVFDEGHAEYDLAGLDELGLAYAISIHKSQGSQYPAVVIPIHQTHYLMLRRNLLYTAITRAERVCVLVGTRSALAQAVRNEDERRRFSRLAERLRID; translated from the coding sequence GTGTCAGAAGCTTCGCCAGAGAGTATCGAGGGGACGTTGGAGCAGATGCTCTACGTCAGCGAGGCGAGCGGCTATGCCGTGGCGATCCTTGAGATGGCGGATGTGGGGGCGGGCTCGGTGGGGCGGCGGCGAATTACGATCGTCGGCGATCTGGGCGAACTGGAGATCGGGGCGGGCTTAAAGCTGAGCGGCCGCTTTGAAAAGCATCCGCGTTATGGCGAACAGTTTCGCGTCGTAGATTTCGAAACGCTGAAGCCGGCTGGCGTCGCCGCGCTGGAGCGCTACCTGGCGGGGGAGATCAAAGGCGTCGGACCGGCTCTGGCGCGGCGGATCGTGACCTACTTCGGTGAGGCGTTGCCGGTGGTGCTGGAGACCACGCCGGAGCGGCTGCACGAGGTGCGCGGGCTGCCACGTCTGGTGGCACAACGAATCGCGGCGGCGTGGCGGGACTCGTCGGGACTGCGCGAGTTGACGGTCTTTCTGCGCGGCCACGGGATTGGCGCCGGGCACGCTCGGCGAATCCATAAAATTTACGGGCGCGAGTCGCTGGCGACGGTCAGCGCGGATCCCTATCTGCTCGCCCGCACGGTGGCGGGAATCGGTTTCCGCACCGCCGATCGCGTGGCGGAGAAGCTCGGGATTCCGCGCAACTCGACGCAGCGAGCGCGCGCCGCGATCCTCTATTTGCTCGAGCGGATGGCGGAAGAGGGTCATGTCTTTGCACCGGTGAGCCATCTGCAAGGGCAGTTCGAGACGACGCTCGAGATGGATGCGGGATTGGCGCGCGCGGCGCTTGAGGAGCTCGTGCAGAGCGGCGAGGTTTGCGTCGAGCGGACGGGCGAAGACGACGCCGTCTATCTGGCGCGGCTGCATGAGGCGGAGGTGGTCGCCGCCGATCGTTTGCATGTTTTGGCCGCGGGCCGCTCGTTAGGTGAGGCGGTCATCGCGCGCGCGCTGGAGGCTGCGGTGCGCACGAGCAGTGAATTCGAGCTCACGCCGGAGCAGCGCCAGGCGCTGACTTTCGCCCTCAAGAGCCGGGTGGCCGTGATCACCGGAGGGCCGGGGACCGGGAAGACGACGCTGCTGCGAACGCTGCTGGCGGCGCTGGATGCGGCGGGACTTAAACCGACCCTGGCGGCGCCGACCGGACGGGCGGCGCGGCGGCTGGCCGACGCCTGCGGGCGCGACGCCCGCACGATTCATCGGTTGCTCGAGTATTCGCCCGAGACGCAGACTTTTATCCGCACCGAGAACTTTCCGCTGCGGACCAATTATCTGGTGATCGACGAAGCCTCGATGATGGATGTCGAGCTGGCGGCGAGCGTGGTGCGGGCCTTGATGCCGAATTCGTCGATATTACTGGTGGGCGATCGCGATCAGTTGCCGTCGGTGGGGCCGGGCAGCGTGCTGAAGGACGTTATCGCGTCGGGGCTGGCGCCGGTGGCGGAGTTGCGCGAAGTTTTCCGGCAGGCGCGGCAAAGCCTGATTGTCGCCAATGCGCATCGCCTCAATCGTGGCGAGATGCCACAGACGACCAACGATCCGGAGAGCGATTTCTTTTTTTTCGAGCGCAATGCCCCGGAGGATGTGGCGGCGACGATCAAGCAGTTGGTGCAGCAGCGGCTGGTCGGGCGTTTTGGGATCCGTGATGCGCGCGAAATCCAGGTGCTGACCCCGATGAATCGGGGACCGCTCGGGGTCCACGCGCTCAATCGCGAGTTGCAGGAGCTGCTGAATCCGCGCGGACGGGAAATTCGCGCGGGCGATCGCCGCTTTCGCGAGGGCGATCGCGTCATCCAGTTACGCAACAATTACGAGAAGCTGGTCTTCAATGGCGCGATCGGCCGGGTCGTCTCGGTCGATTCGGAGCGCGGGCGGGTCGGCGTCGTTTTCGACGAGGGTCACGCCGAATATGATCTCGCCGGCCTCGATGAGTTGGGACTGGCCTATGCCATCTCGATTCATAAGAGTCAGGGCAGCCAGTATCCGGCGGTGGTGATTCCGATTCATCAGACGCACTATCTGATGCTGCGGCGCAACCTGCTCTACACCGCGATCACGAGGGCCGAGCGGGTCTGCGTGCTGGTCGGGACGCGCAGCGCGCTGGCGCAAGCAGTGCGCAACGAGGACGAACGGCGCCGCTTCAGCCGCCTGGCCGAACGGCTACGGATCGATTAG